The sequence below is a genomic window from Candidatus Aegiribacteria sp..
AGTTTAACTACTGAACATGATTGACTGGCCTGAAATCAGTAATCCGTTGACAAAATATCAATCGATATTATAATATTTGAATAATTGTTCAAATATTCAATATAATAAGAGGTTCAACTATGGTCTCAGAATTTCTTCAGGTGTTATGGAATACAGTGACAGAACTTGCTCCTTCACTTGTTCTGGGGCTGCTGCTCGCCGGACTTCTGCATGTTTTCGTTAAAAAAGACAGGATATTGTCTCATCTGGGCAAACCGGGATTCATTAGCAGTGCAAAAGCTGCTCTGGTTGGTGTTCCGTTACCACTTTGCTCGTGTGGGGTGCTTCCTGCGGCAATGGGTCTTAGAAGGGATGGGGCATCCCTGGGAGCAGTCACATCATTTCTTATCAGCACTCCCCAGACCGGAGTCGATTCGGTAGCAGTAACATGGGCAGTTCTTGGATGGCCGGTTGCTCTTGCGAAGGTAGTCGCCGCATTCTTCGCTGGCATTCTGGGAGGAACCATTGCCGACAGGACAGGTAATGGTCTGAGAAACCAGGAAACCGTACAGGCCTGTACCGGGATTGAGACAGGTTCGTTTCTACGTCGAATCTGGAACTATTCCTTCAACGATCTTTTCAGGGATATCTACGGATGGCTTGTCTTCGGGATTGTCATATCCGCTTTAATAACCACGTTTCTTGAACCGGGGCAGCTCTCACGGTATCCGGTTCTTGCAGGTCCGCTGGGTCTGCTCGCTGCGCTTGCTATAGGAATTCCTCTCTACGTCTGTTCCGTTTCTTCTGTGCCAATAGCAGCGGGTCTCATATACGCTGGATTTCC
It includes:
- a CDS encoding permease → MVSEFLQVLWNTVTELAPSLVLGLLLAGLLHVFVKKDRILSHLGKPGFISSAKAALVGVPLPLCSCGVLPAAMGLRRDGASLGAVTSFLISTPQTGVDSVAVTWAVLGWPVALAKVVAAFFAGILGGTIADRTGNGLRNQETVQACTGIETGSFLRRIWNYSFNDLFRDIYGWLVFGIVISALITTFLEPGQLSRYPVLAGPLGLLAALAIGIPLYVCSVSSVPIAAGLIYAGFPVGSALVFLMAGPATNAATMGAVRKTLGSRVFFIYLFTVIFISLAAGGMLNLLSVPVSSAYHSGHGTNSITGLLSGAAGLLLLSGTAWFAFKDALDHRLKSSGKKNSELKQVLCVGGMNCSVCETSIINALEILPGILNVSASASEDEVAVFLDGSVRFDVNKAIQIIRELGYNVKEGE